The genomic window CCTCGATTCATGTCCTTGACCATTATCCATTGGGACAGAAACGAAAATCGTTTTACGTTCAGCGGAGGAGGCCAGGGAAGCATTCTCATTTATAGAAAGAAAGAGGATAAGATCCAAGAAATACCTACAGGAGGAGTCGTTCTAGGGATTGAACCTGAGATAGAATCCTTCGAGAACCAGGGAGAATTTTCTTTGGAGCCCGGGGATTTCTTTCTTATGTTTACAGACGGTGTCTGGGAAGCAATGGATCCGAACGAAGGACTATTTGAAATGGAACGCCTAAACGAATGCATTTATGCGGGAAAGAAAGACAGTTTTCCGACCTTACTGGATAGTATTGTAAATCGGATAAAACACTTTACCGGAGAAAGGGAACAGACAGACGATATAACTCTGATCGGGATCAAACGACTGTCTTCCAAATGAAAGAGCAAATCCAAACCATTTTCCAAACTGCCTGGAACAAATTAGAGATCTATCATCCTCTAATGAGAGAAAAGCAAGCCATCCTTGCCTTTTCCGGAGGAAAGGATTCTTCCTTACTTCTTCAATTCTATCTTTGGCTCTTACAAAAAAGAGAGATCCAAAAGTCCCCCATTCTGTATCATCTGGACCATTCGATTCGTATGAATACCGACCAAGAATCCGAGATCAGGAATTTTACCAATACCCTCGACCTGATATCGGTCTTTAAAAAAAAAACGTTCCGAAATTCGCTCAAAGAACTAAATTCAGTCTAGAGGAATCGGGAAGAATATTACGTTTTCATGATTTAGAAAAACTGGTCCGAAAATTCGACGCGTATATAGCAACAGGCCATCATTCTGAAGATTATATAGAAACTCTATTGGTCCAATTGATCCGGGGAGGAGGTTGGAATTCTCTCAGGACACTTGGGATCTTTGAGAACAATCGCTTACGACCTCTTTTACTCTTTTCCGAATCCGATCGCAAGACGGCCCTACAAATAGGCGAATGGCCCGTTTTCGACGACGAATCGAATGATTCCCCTAAGTATTTACGAAATAGAATGCGTTTAGAAGTACTTCCTATTTTGCTTAGAGAAGGGATAGATCCGGAGAAGATCTATAGGAATTTTCACGACCAGGAACTACCCAGAGTACTTGCAAACGATCGAAAAGAAGAAGCACCCGAATTGCAAACCGTATCCAGACAGATCTTGGAAAAAGAATCAGGTTCCGTTTGCAAACAGATACTGGATCTGCATTTGAAAGTCCTCGGTCTGCATCCGCTAAACACTTCTTTTTTGAACGATCTATTGAACAAGCTCGACACTAGAGTTTCTTTTTCCTTGGAGAATAAAGAGGCTTGGTTTTGGAAAAGCGTTTCGTCAGATCTGTACATACTTCCGAAAAAAGCCGATTGCTTGAATAGCTTTCAGTTCGATCCGGAAAAATCTTTTTTACGTTGGAATGGAAAAACCAAGAGGATCCCGAAAAATTGTATCCCTACTGGCGACGGTGAAGGCGAAAGAATTTTGCTTGGAGGAATCCATAGGGACGTTTCTGAAATACTGAGAGAGAAAGAGATTCCTCTTCCGGTCAGAAAAATGCTACCCATTCTAAAACGGGAAGGGAAAACTGTATTGGTTTGTCTACGTATGTGGGACGCCCGTTTGGACGATGTCCGATCGGATGATTTTCAACAAGACCATTGAGATAAGGGTATATGGAAGAAGTCCAAGAATTAAAGCCGGACCCATTCTTTAGAGAAGTAAGATTTTATTCTTCTTATGCCGATGCTTCTAAGGTTCCAGCCAAAGGAGTTCCACATATTGCTTTTGCCGGGCGCTCCAACTCCGGAAAATCCAGATTATTAAACGCAATCGTCGAAAGAAAATCCCTCGCCAAGGTTTCTGCTCAGCCCGGAAAGACAAAGCTTCTCAATTTCTTTCTAGTCTCTAAGTCGTTGTTCTTAGTAGATACACCCGGATTCGGCTATTCTGCCAATTCCCATAAAGAGCATGAGCAAATGATGAATCTGCTGATGAATTATTTGAACTCTGCCAAGGACTTAAAATGTCTTTTCCTACTATCGGACGCACAGAGAGAACTTCCTGACGAAGAATTGGAATTGATAGGGACTTGTTTTGAAAAAGGCACTAAGCCCGTACTCGTTCGCACTAAGATCGATAAACTGAATCAATCCGAACTTTCCAAGCTCAGAAAGAAGATGAAGAATATCCAAGGATTGTATCCTATGCTGGAGATCGTATTAGTATCTCCTAAATACGGAAAAGGATTGCCTGAGCTTAGAAAGATCATAGAAACTATGATGAAGAATTTGATTGTCCCATCGATCGACGACGATCCGATGCCGG from Leptospira langatensis includes these protein-coding regions:
- the yihA gene encoding ribosome biogenesis GTP-binding protein YihA/YsxC, translating into MEEVQELKPDPFFREVRFYSSYADASKVPAKGVPHIAFAGRSNSGKSRLLNAIVERKSLAKVSAQPGKTKLLNFFLVSKSLFLVDTPGFGYSANSHKEHEQMMNLLMNYLNSAKDLKCLFLLSDAQRELPDEELELIGTCFEKGTKPVLVRTKIDKLNQSELSKLRKKMKNIQGLYPMLEIVLVSPKYGKGLPELRKIIETMMKNLIVPSIDDDPMP
- the tilS gene encoding tRNA lysidine(34) synthetase TilS, with translation MLRFHDLEKLVRKFDAYIATGHHSEDYIETLLVQLIRGGGWNSLRTLGIFENNRLRPLLLFSESDRKTALQIGEWPVFDDESNDSPKYLRNRMRLEVLPILLREGIDPEKIYRNFHDQELPRVLANDRKEEAPELQTVSRQILEKESGSVCKQILDLHLKVLGLHPLNTSFLNDLLNKLDTRVSFSLENKEAWFWKSVSSDLYILPKKADCLNSFQFDPEKSFLRWNGKTKRIPKNCIPTGDGEGERILLGGIHRDVSEILREKEIPLPVRKMLPILKREGKTVLVCLRMWDARLDDVRSDDFQQDH
- a CDS encoding ATP-binding protein — protein: MKEQIQTIFQTAWNKLEIYHPLMREKQAILAFSGGKDSSLLLQFYLWLLQKREIQKSPILYHLDHSIRMNTDQESEIRNFTNTLDLISVFKKKTFRNSLKELNSV